From Bacillus rossius redtenbacheri isolate Brsri chromosome 16, Brsri_v3, whole genome shotgun sequence, a single genomic window includes:
- the LOC134540399 gene encoding BAG family molecular chaperone regulator 2, producing MEVDNYQESAEPDSTQPHIEESTSSISEKPPKDKLISMLDRVEKLVERMRRDALRMEEEKDILLTTLDTVKNSEVIVELHESEQEEVFHYAEHISNRCLTVEVHVRTTRDRMQEDALYKVNGLIDALVVGLRGDPAGAKARCLSFMNSCSSQPQGPADKSFETAVLGCTLDDQKRVKKRLQGLLEYIDCTTKFA from the exons ATGGAGGTTGATAATTATCAAGAATCTGCTGAACCGGACAGTACCCAGCCTCATATAGAGGAGTCGACTTCAAGCATTTCTGAGAAACCTCCTAAAGATAAGCTTATTTCAATGTTGGATAGAGTTGAGAAACTAGTGGAGCGAATGAGGCGCGATGCCTTAAGAAtggaagaagaaaaagacattctGTTAACAACGTTGGACACAGTTAAGAATTCTGAGGTTATCGTCGAACTTCATGAAA GTGAGCAGGAAGAGGTGTTCCACTACGCGGAGCACATCTCGAACCGCTGCCTCACGGTGGAGGTGCACGTGAGGACGACGCGCGACCGCATGCAAGAGGACGCCCTGTACAAGGTGAACGGCCTGATCGACGCGCTGGTGGTGGGGCTGCGCGGAGACCCGGCCGGCGCCAAGGCCCGCTGCCTGTCCTTCATGAACTCCTGCTCGTCCCAGCCGCAGGGCCCCGCCGACAAGAGCTTCGAGACGGCCGTCCTGGGCTGCACCCTGGACGACCAGAAGCGGGTCAAGAAGCGCCTCCAGGGCCTGCTGGAGTACATCGACTGCACCACCAAGTTCGCTTAG